The Siniperca chuatsi isolate FFG_IHB_CAS linkage group LG17, ASM2008510v1, whole genome shotgun sequence genomic sequence AACCAGCTGACACATTGTTATAAATCCTAATGTTATAGAGTGCACAGTAGTAATCTGTCCATTATAACATTTGTGTTTGGAATCTGCCACATGTGAAGGCACACACAGgcttgttttcattatttgaaTCTGCTTTTGTGTACTCTGAGCACTTTGTACGTTGTAGTAAAACTGTAAAAGGCCTTATAAATCAACCTGACTTAAAGGAGTCATCAACTAGCATCAGCTGGgtgtaaatgttaaaacttgtctgtctgtgttattCATCACCAGGTAAACAGTGTGTCAGCCAGAGAGCAGCTGGCTCAGAGCATCAGGGATCTGACGGCTGCTCTGGCCGAGCGCCACGCTTCGCTCACCCAGGCACTGGAGACGACGCGGCAGAAACGAGGCGAGGCGTTGGCTGCTCAAGTGGCGGAGAGACGGGGCTTGATGGAACACACAGGGCTCATGGCGTTTACCCAGGAGCTGCTGAAAGAAACAGACCAGCCCTGCTTTGTGCAGGCTGCTCGCCAGACTCATAATAGGTTTTCCATTTGTTTATCTGGCTCCGCTCTTTGTCTTGATTGAACAGATCTTAGATtattcctgtctgtctttgttcattTCTTTATGTTCCTTTTCCTTTATTATTAGAACAGGTTTTACTCACATAGGTGCGAGCAAAACCTCTTCTAATAGTAATAACACACTTGTAAGATGCTTGTAATAGCAGAGTCTGCATTCCtctttgcattgttttttaaCAGCTAAAAGGCCACTTGATGGGGCAAGTAGACTTACAGTATATGAGCATTTTAACTTGATTAGCTCTTGACAAGTGGAGCTGTGTGAAAGAAGACATGCTACTATttgctatatttttttttcttgttcattgttttgtccagaaaatattttttgaaatcaaaaacaactgaaataatcctaaatgataatgatattctatgtgtttcttattgtcaacaaatcccatacaAAGACCAAAAGCAGCAataaattgatcctactaacaagtaatGTCTACGTAGCCAAAgccttattcctctgtgccttaGAGCTCCACTGGGTCCAAAAacgattaaaaacacatcagtgagccacaccgttacactgggtgacatgttcctccatTATGATGAACGTGGTCACTGTAGTTTGTTtagagtcaatcccacatacagtacactgtcCTGCTCCCTTAAATAACCACTAGTGCAGCAAATATGTATTAATCCGCAggtgaaaatagtccccaagaAATTCACAATTTACTTCtctttgagtaacatttgctaaaaactacagtgcccagctgtttgaggaaattacttcactgtttttacaaataaaacaatatttttgtaaCCCGTCTTTAGTAGAATTGAATGGGCTGAGTGACACAGACACGGTAGGGAAGTCTGAAAGTATTGACAGACCAACTCATTGTTGGTATTGGAAAGACACCAGCCTTATCTTTTAAAAGTGATCATGCAACCCTCCCTCCTCATTCATCTGTCTCACCCTCCCACCCATCTTGATGGAAGCATCATGTAAACACTGTTCCTCCTTCATTCGTCTAACACTGCTTTCCCTGTTTTTTACTGCACCAGGTTGAGCAAAGCAATTGAGAATCTCCAGCATTTCACTCTGGCTGCTGATCCATCATTCAGACACTTCCAGCTGGATGTCTCCAAAGAACTCAAACTCCTGACAGAGCTGAACTTCATCCAGGGTGAGAAGGAGAGTGATGAGAGGAAGGGGGAGGAAGGGAAAGGGTGGGGATGGAGATGGTGGAAGGGAAGACGCTAAGGAAGGAAGGGagtgaagaggagaaggagaagaagacagGGGCTTTTTGATTACTTATATTGCTAATGTAGCAGAGATGCCATGAAATATAGTAAGTGAATGTAGCCAAGAGAAGATGTTAGTACAACTATGATGTTAAACTTCTAGATTTGAGTTATTCATGTAAACtctacattaaaaacatttttgtcacaGCTCCCCTGGCTCCAGTGATTGATACCCAGCGCACTCTGGCCTACGACCAGCTCTTCCTGTGCTGGCGACTGCCCCAAGACTCTGCACCCGCCTGGCACTTTTCCGTCGAGTATCGCCGCCGGGGTGTGGTACCAGGAGGAGCATCTAGAGGCGGGATCAGAGGAGGATTGGCCGCCGCCCGCTGGGGCTGGCAGCGATTGGATGAAGTGAGTGAGACCAGCGCTGTGATTGACAGGTTGGAGATGGACAGCGTGTACGTGCTGCGGGTGAGAGGCTGCAACAAGGCGGGCTACGGGGAGTACAGTGAGGAGGTGTACCTGCACACCCCGCCTGCACCAGGTGAGAGCACACACAGAACTGTTCGGTCGTCCTCATTAAGAAGTAAACAGAGAGACTTTGACTTTGCCACAGGGAAACTGCACCCAGACAACAGAGGTGTATAAAAACCCACATAACATCCCAGTTAACGAGGTGTTAATTATACTTTTAAACACTTCATGgtttgtaggaaaacaaatagACTGCCATTCATGATTATGAATCATACATGCAATATATGAAACATTCATTTGCAAAGAAgaagcaaaattaaaaaaatagtagaaatgttcTTACATTTTGTTGAAGAAACCATGTAATGCAATGTCAGTCCACAGTATAACAGATAACATTACAGTACAGTTGGAAATCTGAGGCATGACATTGTTGTCTGTATAGGTTGTAACAGTTGACAACAGGGTACCTCTCATGTCCACATTATATGGCCAAATGCATTTACAACGAACTGTTGGTGACTATAAAAAGGTTGTCTGCTCTGATGAATCCTAGTATCAAATGTGGCATAAACATGAGGTGATGGACCATGCATGGTTACAATAGGCCACGTTTCTTGCCTCATTGGCTGTCGGTGTATTCctagatctcagcaattaactttaTGATtacaatattgtttttattattaggAAATACATCCATAACTATGAAAATAGTTAAGACCTAAATAGCAGTAAACTGGGATTATCCTTTAACTTGTGCTAAAAAAGGAGAATGTCAGAAGGATCATCCCCCACCTGCATAAGGTGTccagaatgtgttttttttatacatttctttttgtatCTTCCAAATAACTCTTAGTCTTTTTTGCATAATGACTTATAACCACTTAAATCAGTGACAAGTGTATGacagctataaaaaaaaatctcattatagCCATACAGCAAGCTGTAGCTGCTGTCATCCAGGAGCCATTCATCTCTTCACACCTACTATTATTTATCAAGCACAATAAAAGCATTAGGATGGTTGCCATGGTGAGCAGTTAATAATtcattctttttcctttttgccCATTCCCATATTCTTTTCCCAATTTTTTCCACCTCTTTCTCTACTTTCAACACATCCCCACTTACTTACTCACTTACTCTttatttcttcatctttttctcaTGTATTATTTCCATTTCACAGCTTTGTACTTGTCATCCTCTTCTGCGCTACTTCCACGCTGCCAACCTACATGCCTCCTACGGAACGTAAGAAGTGCACTCATATCTCTTGACTGCCCCTCTGTAACCCCATACAACATAATTATCTCTACTCCTCTATCTTTGTGGTCATCCCATGCATCCTCTGTTCTTCCACCCCCATCTTGACACCCACACACTCCCACTGCCTCCCACTCTATAATGAGATCTGTCCGAGTGCTGATGAGGTTTGCAGTTTGTTAAGACGTGAGGCTTAACAACATGGATCGGGTTCAGATCCAGGGCTTTTTAATGATGAAGTGGTGAACTCCTTGTGTCCCCGTAGGCTGTTTTTCCTTCTTGCTATTGCGTATGTTCCCTCTGTAAATTGTACTTCCTTTGGAAAAATCTGCACTCCCCACAGCCAGAGCTTCTTTGTGATGCCTTCTATATTTTACTCCCTGAGTCATCAATTTATAGATCAGTGTCCTTTTCTCTTCCAGTGCTGGTGGGAGGAGGTGCATGCCTGCTCTCTGTTCCTCTCCCCCTACATTTACTCTGcacttctcttctctttgttgCTTTCTGACTGTAAATCTGTACCACTTTCCCTCTGTTACCTCCCAAACTTCTCCTGCTGCTTCTAAAACCCCTACATGTCATTTTTGAATGCACCTGTCTCTTTGTCTTCCCTCTCCCCTCACGTCTACTTCTTCTCCCCTCCCTTCTCTTTCGGTTTTTCCTTCACTTTCCTTTTGTCTGCTGTGCCCTCTCTCCCGTCTCCTCCCAGTGCTCAACTTCTACCTGGACTCTCGCTGGGGTCTCCATGCTGACCGGCTGGTGGTCAGTAAAGAGCAGCGCTGTGCTCGCAGTGTCCCtggtctctctctgctgcaggccGCTGACAACGCCCTCACTTCCTGTCACCTGACCTCAGACCTCCTGGTGGGGGATGTGGCTATTACACAGGGACGGCACTACTGGGCATGCTCAGTGGAGCCTGGGTCATACCTAGTGAAGGTAAGTAAATTCTAGTAGTACATATTTTATGTACTGAATACTACATACTATTAGTGCATACTACCCAGTATGAGGAATGCAGTATGCCACGATCAGACTTTAATATTTAAGCAGAAGTGACATTGAAAGgcttggtttcaaatcttatGCTTTTCTCAATAACAATCAATATTcttgactaaataagcaacagcCCTAGTTCAAGTTTTAAACAACTATCAAATTTTCACTCAAATGtcgctaaatcctgattggtgcgtGGAGGTATATGTCCACCTTTTTCCAACTAAGCCCCACCCACTTCAAATTAGCTAGAGgagcacagagaaagacaatTATGTTTGGACAAAGAGAAATGTCTTCAAATAAATCACCTTATAGTGAGCATTTGGTCTTCGAACAATGTCCCCAAACTGGGTTGTTTCTAAGGGAATGACACGTTTGCACAGTTATGGGATGGTTTTGAGATTgtacttatttttttgttataataTTGTATAAATACACATACTTCGATAAGCATATCTTAATACCCATATGTGCATCGTAACACTCCACATTCTAAAATTTGCTATTAGTAGTATGAAATGTTTGTACATAGTGACTACGGATGTGAGGCTTATGAGCACAATTATTTTTCATGAAATTGTATAAATAATCACCAGTGAAAGGACTATCATCTCGTCAATATGCTTGTATTTCTGCTtcacttgaaataattgtaaatGAGAATAGAGAGAACTAGATCAGTTGGTTATGTGAGGATTAGCTACAAGTGAAATGCTTACTTAATTACAAATTGATcgatttttgtcttttttaacagGTGGGAGTTGGTCTTGAATCCAAACTGCAAGAGTGGTTTCACCTTCCACAAGACATGGCCAGTCCCCGGTGAATAGCTGCTAGAATATGAAATAGAAATTAATTGACAGAATTAAAAGAAATAGTAGTGtgtaatcagtggtggaaaacaactatgtacatttactcaagtactgtacttgaagtacaattttaaggtacccctttggcttgtgaccctcACTAAAAAGCAGTGTCTGGTTAGAGCTCCTTGTCACCTTTCAGGTGTCTATAAGTTGTTAGCACTTCCacttccaccaaagagacattttccCTCTAAATCTAAGTCACAACTATACAAATTTGTGAAGCAGGacttagttttttctttcttcttgccTCAATAaccatctcacaacccctcagatttatcttgtgaccctttggagggagCCTGACCTCCAGGTTGGGAAATGCTCCAGCTCCTGTAGTCCACTACAGAATctaaagtagctaaaactagctccaccttgaccagctacaacagtacaATGGTGCtaacacattgatgcatcagtattaccAGTCGAATTATAtcttatttaataatatatcagtcagaGGGGAAATTTTATCTGCAGAACTAGTACTTttgattctttaaaaaaaacattttgatgataatatgtctgtacttgtacttaagtaggattttaaatgcaggagtTTTTCTTGtactggagtatttttacattgttgtattggtacttttacttaagtcatcCTCATTTTTCaaactgctctctctctccagctatgACCCAGACAGTGGTCATGACAGCGGAGCAGAGGATGCCCTGGACTCTGCTCCACCATTCTGCTTCCTCACTATGGGGATGGGTAAGATCTACCTGCCCCAGCACAGCTACCACCACCACAGTAACCATGGGAACGGTATCCGCGACCCCATCAGCAATGGCCCCTCCTCACCCACAGGCCTCACATACCCGCTGCCGCCCCGACTCGGTGTGTGCCTTGACTTTGAGAAGGGTCGCGTCACCTTCTACGATGCCCACTCTCTGCGACCTTTGTGGGAAGGTCATGTAGATTGCTCCGGCCCCATTTGCCCGGCTTTCTGTTTCATTGGAGGAGGGGCGCTGCAACTGCAGGAGCTGGTAGCTAATCGCAATGCAGATCAGACTCCAGTCAGAAGGGTAACCATCCAACCCCGTGTCTCTAATTCAAATAACAAATGACGGCTGATCTAAGGTCATATGGTAATTTGGAATGTAATTGGTAATTGTGAAGTATTTACTCAGCTAGAGCAAAAAGTTAGACATCTCAgcgattttgttttgtatttaattttctttgtacAAGAAAATGTTTCTATAGCAACAAATATGCAATGTAATTaagttttttacatttttgttatatgCAGTTTTGCAAAAATGATTGCTTAAGTAGTGTCTGGTATATCCAGCACTTAATATGTTATTATATCTTTGATGCTTGCACTTGTAGCCAGACTATATTGCATACATTTATAAAGCTAATGTAGATACAGCACCACACAAAGTCGTCCTTCCAGTAGAAGCTTTTACTCTGTCATTTCATGTCCTTAATGTTAAAAGCTTAAGCTTATGTTTTAGAGATATAAATATTATGTGAGTAAAAAAAAGGCCTCAACTATTTTATTGCATCTATAACTAAACTTGTGTTTAACCACAGAGATTTCTTTCGGTGAACACTTTTCAGTCACCCATTATGATCCCAACCAAAGTGATTGTTTTTCTGGGATTTAAATGTGGTAAATTAGAGGTAGAGAGGAACAATGAGGCAGTACTGTAATTAGAAGCTCCAATTATACCTCTGCTGCACAGCTAATCACTAGTTTCTGCGATTCTGTTTGTGCATTGCTATTTTGTATTTCAAATACATGAgtctgatgtctgtgtgtgtgtgtgtgtgtgtgtgtgtatgtgtgtgtgtgtgcatgtgtgtttcctTCCCTAAGTGCATGGGTACGTGTGTGGTTTGACTGATAACAGCATTGATTCATTGGCTGGcggaaaaaagttgttttttcgcAAACaatacttttgcttttttttcaacCTTAGTTGATTGTAAGTTAGAAGGCAGTGCTTCTTCTGAAACAATTAGCAGCTTAAATCCATGTAAACTTCACCTGCTGGCAGAATGTTTGCAAAAGACAAATggaataagaaaataaacactgaataaatgcaaattgtttaaattacaaaaacaccttctgtttccttttgttGTCGTCTCTGTTAGAATTCTGCTTCATCCAGTTCTTCAGTCGTTCATAATGACCTACTTCGCTGTGAGGATGAATCTTTACCGTTGTTTCACCACAAGGGTGCAGCAAGACATAGCAGAACACCAGATACAGCTCCAGCCTCGTCTTAACACGCTGCAGCTATTGTAAtcagaacatttttatttggaaAGATGAATAATTTGACCCATTATCCATACAAATAGTCCTTCGTTATATGACATTGGCAAacatagattttaaaatgtgctgttgAAAAGTGGAAACTGGAAACTTTGGCAGGCTTTTCCAAATCTCCTCCTAACACTGCAGATTTGCTTTTATGGATCTCTTACTTTTATGGATCTTTAAAGAATATATCACCTGCcttttttgttattatgttCCCAATTAACAGTACAGTTTCTGCCTTTACTCTTTTATCTATAACCATATATGCATTGCCACACATTGATTGGTCACTGATAGCCATGATAATAAATTACTGGtataacaacacacaaaccTTTACACATGTTGGCTGATCTGGATAACCATCATAAAATGAAACTAGACAATTCATGCCAAGTTTTGAACTCTACAGAATAGCATTTACTGCCAAATGGTCTCTTATGTTTATGTATGGGGTTATGTGCATAGGAGCCAGTAAATCAAACTTTATTGTTTACACACATGCAATAAAAAGTTCACATAATAACAGGCATAAAACACGTGTCCTTTCATCCTACTTGACCTCTGATATACTGAATATATGTGCAAAGTGCAAAGGACTCCACCTATTGGCCAATCacaatttaaaatagaaaacagacTCAGCAGACCCCTCAAATACCTccaaatgttgacatttttggctatTCCTGAAAGGAAATAATATTGTTATGGAATTTTACACATATCAAAAATCATGCCTGACTATGACAATAATGAATAGTGATGAGCATCTGCTTTTGATAGAGCTATTAACACCTCACATGTGTAGGCACTTAGCATTccttatgtaaatgtaatgtaaatcgCTGGAGTTTACCTTTTATGAGCTTCAATATGAAAATCCACATGTGTGTTTAATTGGACCCACATTCAAGGAGAAACTGTAGGGGGATTTGGGTTTGCCTTAACcacaaagggaaaataaaatagtagaataaaaagagaattgagaaaaaaacaactaaagtGCACAGCCTTGACACAAGCCAAGATTCTTTTTTAACATCctaatacacacagatacaaatactGCCTCCAAAGGGAGGTTTAGCTCTGATCCCCCATGATATAGAAGAAGTGGAATGTACTGTAAAGCATGAATACAGCACCGTACCGCCCTCCACTCACCCCCTTGTGCTTGCTGCACCTCTCTTCTTTAGTCCAAATCTGTAACAGATTGGGTTTAGTCTGACTGGAGGTATGCAGCCACAACACCACATGTAGGGGTCTGCATAATCCCTCCACTGAGTATTAAGCACACAGCATGGGAATTCTTTTAAAGACCTGGCAGGAATTACCAATACATAATCTCCATGATCATCACTTAGTATAGTTCAGAGGGAGAGGATGGGGGGAGGGAATCATCTGACTTTATGAAGGATCTCAGAGCTATATACAATCTGTGAGAGACAGTGTGTGGTGCCATCTGGAGAACACATAGGACAGAGTCTACTAACCCAACTGTCTTAAACAACACGAAGCTAAACCACATGTTCAAAAGACCTGATTTGTTTGTTGAACCTGCTTTGTGGTTTCTATAGCCTGAAGTGGAATATGTTGTTTATGGGGAACCTGCTTAATACTATTCCCCTGAGTCAAAACCATTTTCGTGGATTTCTGTGACGGAGGCCTGCAGTAGGAATTAAGTAGGCAGggggtgaaataaaaaaaagacatgaataTAATGTGTTTGTGCTTCAAGCTCAGTTTCGGACAGCTGCTACCTACACTTCATAGCTGTGGAATTTCCATTTGATTGAAGAAGtagattaattattaatcttCATAAGCACAAACCTCTACATTACAATCACAAGAGGTGACGACTCTAATTTCACTGGTCATCCACTGCCTCTCCATATGTAATAGGTTATTTGCTGAAGGGATTGAATCACATTCACATGATTCATTTATGTTACTCAGTTTGCTCTGCCTTTAAATTCGATAACATTACCTTGATATTATTCTTCCAGACGTGGGCACTGCtgaaacatttatatttctctttctctatccaTCCACCCATGAGACTGAATAGCATTAATAATATACAACTTCCTGCTTTTATCACATTGATAATCTGAATAgaggtagaaagaaaaaaatcaatcagcTAAATGTTGGCTAAGAGGATTTGAGGGGCATAGTGGGGCCATCTTCCCTCACGAAATAAATGAGGGGTGACAGTAATGCTAGACAGAGCCCATATGGCCACATACTGTAACCTAGTGCACTGTAATTGTGAAAGAAGACACAGGGCTAATTCAGTTTAACATTTACACTCCAGTGGCATATCCTACTCTATTGGATTTGTGTACCGCACTTTGTTTTCTATGTTTAACAATGCATTGAGTATTATGTAATAATTGTGTAGTTTACTGCATAATTCAAATTGCATACAGTGCACAATTGGACAATTACAGTGCCCTGTGACATCAAACGCTACATTACAGGAGTAGTTTgcgtatttgctttcttgcaaagagttagatgagaagactgataccactctcattgtttagctgtcctgCTCGCAATTTTACTGTTTCAGTTAACTCTCATTGCTTATTACGATgtttttgcagcagcagcaggcagctgttttcagtggaaatcCTCTAAAAACCAATtgtgcactacctgctcagcaccaaacagcagacagatacagttagcgactagctggtgaacatagtggagcatttagcagctaaggagccagatatttccctcaggagttggtagagaccaaaaacagagctaaaagaaagtgaatattggattaaAATTTGTCTggtagccagaaacacaactccaaataaatgattatGTTGGTCTGTaagtgctggatgtgtaaataagcaactgtttgctaacaagttcgccatattaacttaaaaggtgatgatatgtcaatcttgtgttcacaacttgtttctgcaaGCCAAAAAATTGTTATTGGAGGTTTGACTACAGTCTGAAAACAAGAATGTGAGGATCCTATCCtttgaaaatgatttcattCTGAACTCAAAGTAACAGTTCCCTGGTTTGAACCATTAAAATCCTGTCTTTTGGTCCACGTGTGTGAAGTAGACCAAACTATATTACATAGCTTTTGGCCCTAAGCTGTAACTTTAAGACTGGCGCAACTTCAGATATATTTCTTTACACTCTGCCTGTAACTTAACGAGGATATTATTGTTTCCATAAAATGGAGGTGTGGAATAGTATTTTAGCGAGACTAATGATACAAAATTCTTTGTAATGGTGTGAGCAGGTGTGGGACCATTGCATGTGTGGTTAGAAACCAAGATTTTTGATTGAGCTTTATGTACTATGTGACATATCCATTCAGTAAGTCATATTTTGAGTGGTTTTCCACCGCGGTCAAACATGCTGAGTCGGACCTCAATAGCCCCGTGCACAGTTAAAATTCCAGGTCTCTGAAAAGTGAAAGGCAAGTCAAATCAGTATGTCAACAAGGGATGTGTAAACCACACGTTTCCTGGACTGCTCTGTCAAGACCAGCTGTGCATACATCATAGCCTGCATGATCTGTGTGTACAGTTaaagaaggaaataaaagacagacggagggaaagacagaaataaagaaagaaagacagaaaaagagacagacgtGTAACAACAGATACCAACAAAAGTACACAGAATATgaggcagaggagggggagTTGGTATTTGATCTGTGAAAAGAGAAATTCAGTCTGACCATCTCTCTGAAGTCTGACAACTCCGTAGTCCCTATCTGTTACCAAGTCAATACTTCACAACAGCCCACCCTGGCTTCCTCGTCTGTCCCTCCTCACCTTCCAGATGCTCACCCAGTGAAGGGGTGAAAGGTTGGCAGGTGCCTGGGGGAGCAGCAAGGAGCCTCAGGGTCAGATTTCTGAGAGGTCAGGCAGTCACAGTCTTTGGGTGGAACGAGCGGgctggggtgggggtggggggtgggggcaaTATGGCTAGTGACAAGAGCAGGAGATAGACGGTATCACAGAGTAGCACTCTCACCTAATGAACTTCATTTGCAGGCAATGACAGACAGCCACGCCTGCACGGGGTGGCCGCAATCAGCTTTCAGGGTATTACCCACTGTCCACCACAAATCCATAATCCTTGAATCCTTGACCTTTTGCATTTTCAACATAAAGTCAATGACAGTCACAATGGCATCGACAAATGTACAGTGCATTTGTGTCATTTGtaattgtgaaataaataagtGGCTGCACCTTCCATGTGATTATATGTGACATACTACACAATAATTTAACTCTGTAGCTTATTTAAATGCAAACTTCACCGTAATCATTCTGTAGAATCAATCAGCAGCATATTGATGTGTGCCCAGATGACTGAACCCACGTGATTTCTCTGATCATGTAAAGCAACCTGATTTCAGCCCTTTCAGCACCTAATCTAGTGGCGCAAGAAAGGATATCGTCTATATAATGAGAGACCAAAGGAAATATCATGTATGCAGGCAGTGATGCTGGCATCCATTGACTGAACTTAATGAGTTTATGTGTGTAACTTCACATTCACTTTGGCATGTTTGCCTATCTAATACATGGCCCAGTTTCCCCAGAGCCCCTTCATTATATCAATGAAATGAGTCGATAACGTCTGCGGTGTCTACCCTGAAATCAGTGTGGTATTGGCAAGAGATATACAACTGTATACGACTAGTAATCAGATTTAATtcacatatactgtagctaATTCTCCTTAACAGACTGTGTGCAACAGATCTATAAAAGGAAAACGATACAGTTGAGCAGATAAAACTACTGGAAAGAAttcccctcttcctcccatTACCATCTATTATGTAAACATAAGATGTGGTCATTTTGTTCCAGTCTAGACATGTAGCCCTACATCATCCGCCCCTTGCTGAGTACACAGCACTGACccacattaatacatttataatcaATACCTCCTCAGGACCCGTGTGCGGACTCGCCTATCAGATATTGAAGGAAATTGTGCAGTCCAATTTAAAATGGCCCAGGGGGAACTTTCATAACCATGTGCCAATTAGTTCCACTGTCAATAATGGTAATACTAAAGGACATTGTGTTCTAGGGTGAGAGGAGAGGATAgatagagggaggagggagacatCATCAAGCTTATGCCCGTTGTTCATTGTTAATGGCTGTTACACTGACAAGAAGCATTtgatcagacacacacacacacacacacatattgtggGCTGTGGATGTGGTTGAGGGGGTTGTGTTATGGGGCAGAATTACACAACCCATGAAGATAATAAGTAATGACGTCTTATAAAGGTCAACAAACAAAGCACTAGTGGGACAAACAGAGGCCGTGTGATGAGATTCATTAGGACAGCATTGAGAGCgtgaaaagagagagggtgtgtgtgtgtgtgtttgtgggggagggggggcatTCCTCCACTGTTTCACTGCGGccgtcacagcagcagctgaaacaggtgtgtgtCTTTACTTGGGGCACCGAGGGCAAGACAAGTGCTATTCTCACATGGTTCAGACTGGTCACACTTGACCACACTCTGACCTTACACCCACTTGAGTAGCCCAAGACTTCATTAAGAAGGCCCTAAGTGGCGCAGGGGTCTCACAACTATTATCTCGGCAATTTAATACAGACTCTGCCAGTCACTAAATGATCTTGGCCCAAGGATATTTGTGAGCAGTCTGCTTATCAACGTCAAAACTTTCAGCAGCCCTGCTTTGAATTCGGGGACCCCTGATGAGCTGTATCACGGGGCTCTCCACCCTGATGCATCTACTTTGATGCTTGGTCACCTCACCTGTCTGAGGAGCCTGTTCTTAAACTTGCAAAGTCATCTCACAAACTCTGCTTCACTCAACATGGTCTGTCC encodes the following:
- the trim46b gene encoding tripartite motif-containing 46b isoform X1 encodes the protein MMKTGGSYFLKMAEMDLKTATSTMEALVRISSNMKSLERELHCPVCKDIVKQPVVLPCQHSVCLMCASEVLVANGYPLPELPPEPNSPASTPNTRSPRQARRPTPKAEQRPIDRVLRAGPHPPSPSMPRSPGYGTYPGRRRKEGPPLVMMFPCVPCGRDVELGEKGLTDCLRNLTLERIVERYRHTVSLGSVAVMCQFCKPPQALEATKGCADCRSNFCNECFKLYHPWGTPRAQHEHIQPTLNFRPKVLTCPEHDQEKLQFYCRSCQRLLCPLCKLRRIHTGHKILPVAHAYQALKEKIMKEMNYILSNQDTVLAQITQLESSITQTEVNSVSAREQLAQSIRDLTAALAERHASLTQALETTRQKRGEALAAQVAERRGLMEHTGLMAFTQELLKETDQPCFVQAARQTHNRLSKAIENLQHFTLAADPSFRHFQLDVSKELKLLTELNFIQAPLAPVIDTQRTLAYDQLFLCWRLPQDSAPAWHFSVEYRRRGVVPGGASRGGIRGGLAAARWGWQRLDEVSETSAVIDRLEMDSVYVLRVRGCNKAGYGEYSEEVYLHTPPAPVLNFYLDSRWGLHADRLVVSKEQRCARSVPGLSLLQAADNALTSCHLTSDLLVGDVAITQGRHYWACSVEPGSYLVKVGVGLESKLQEWFHLPQDMASPRYDPDSGHDSGAEDALDSAPPFCFLTMGMGKIYLPQHSYHHHSNHGNGIRDPISNGPSSPTGLTYPLPPRLGVCLDFEKGRVTFYDAHSLRPLWEGHVDCSGPICPAFCFIGGGALQLQELVANRNADQTPVRRVTIQPRVSNSNNK